One genomic window of Micropterus dolomieu isolate WLL.071019.BEF.003 ecotype Adirondacks linkage group LG14, ASM2129224v1, whole genome shotgun sequence includes the following:
- the fbxo11b gene encoding F-box only protein 11 isoform X4: MNSVRATNRRPRRVSRPRPVQPERNNGERDEEAPAAAAAEMAIEESGPGAQNSPYQLRRKTLLPKRTAAASATASACPSKGPMEGASTSSTEAFGHRAKRARVSAPAEQYLQQKLPDEVVLKIFSYLLEQDLCQAACVCKRFSQLANDPILWKRLYMEVFEYTRPMMHPEPGRFYQVSPEEHEHPNPWKESFQQLYKGAHVKPGFAEHFYSNPGRYKGRENMLYYDTIEDALGGVQEAHFDGLIFVHSGIYTDEWIYIESPITMIGAAPGKVADKVVIENTRDSTFVFMEGSEDAYVGYMTIKFNPDDKSAQHHNAHHCLEITVNCSPNIDHCIIRSTCTVGSAVCVSGQGACPNIKHCNISDCENVGLYITDHAQGIYEDNEISNNALAGIWVKNHGNPIIRRNHIHHGRDVGVFTFDHGMGYFENCNIHRNRIAGFEVKAYANPTVVRCEIHHGQTGGIYVHEKGRGQFIENKIYANNFAGVWITSNSDPTIRGNAIFNGNQGGVYIFGDGRGLIESNDIYGNALAGIQIRTNSCPIVRHNKIHDGQHGGIYVHEKGQGVIEENEVYSNTLAGVWVTTGSTPVLRKNRIHSGKQVGVYFYDNGHGVLEDNDIYNHMYSGVQIRTGSNPKIRRNKIWGGQNGGILVYNSGLGFIEDNEIFDNAMAGVWIKTDSNPTLRRNKIHDGRDGGICIFNGGRGLLEENDIFRNAQAGVLISTNSHPILRKNRIFDGFAAGIEITNHATATLEGNQIFNNRFGGLFLASGVNVTMKDNKILNNQDAIEKAVSRGQCLYKISSYTSYPMHDFYRCHTCNTTDRNAICVNCIKKCHQGHDVEFIRHDRFFCDCGAGTLSNPCTLAGEPTHDTDTLYDSAPPIESNTLQHN; this comes from the exons ATGAACTCCGTCAGAGCCACCAACAGGAGACCCAGGCGAGTGTCGAGGCCGCGCCCGGTGCAGCCCGAACGGAACAACGGGGAGAGAG ATGAAGAGgctcctgcagcagctgcagcagagatggCTATTGAGGAGTCCGGTCCAGGAGCTCAGAACAGTCCCTACCAGCTTCGACGCAAGACCCTGCTTCCCAAGAGAACCGCTGCTGCCTCTGCCACCGCCTCTGCCTGCCCCAGCAAGGGCCCAATGGAG GGAGCTTCCACTTCATCAACAGAGGCCTTTGGCCATCGAGCCAAGCGGGCACGAGTGTCCG CCCCAGCAGAGCAATATCTGCAGCAGAAACTTCCTGATGAGGTTGTTTTGAAGATCTTCTCCTACTTACTGGAACAGGACCTCTGTCAGGCAGCATGTGTCTGCAAGAGATTCAGCCAGCTAGCCAACGACCCCATCCTATG GAAGCGCCTATACATGGAGGTGTTTGAGTACACACGTCCCATGATGCACCCAGAGCCAGGCAGGTTCTACCAGGTCAGCCCTGAAGAGCATGAACACCCAAACCCCTGGAAGGAGAGCTTCCAACAGCTG TACAAAGGTGCTCATGTAAAACCGGGCTTTGCTGAGCATTTCTACAGTAACCCTGGCAGATACAAAGGCAGAGAGAATATGCTG TATTATGACACCATTGAGGATGCGTTGGGTGGAGTACAGGAGGCCCACTTTGACGGTCTAATCTTCGTCCACTCTGGCATCTATACAGACGAGTGGATTTATATAGAGTCCCCTATTACCATGATCGGTGCAG CTCCTGGTAAAGTAGCAGACAAGGTGGTGATAGAGAATACTAGAGACTCAACATTTGTGTTCATGGAGGGCTCAGAGGATGCCTACGTGGGATACATGACCATAAAG tTTAATCCTGATGATAAGTCAGCGCAGCACCATAACGCCCACCACTGTCTGGAGATCACAGTCAACTGCAGCCCCAACATCGACCACTGCATCATCCGCTCCACATGCACAG tgggttcagctgtgtgtgtgagtggccAGGGAGCGTGTCCAAACATCAAACACTGCAACATCAGTGACTGTGAGAATGTAGGACTGTACATTACAGATCATGCGCAG GGCATTTATGAAGACAATGAAATCAGCAACAATGCGCTAGCAGGAATTTGGGTGAAAAACCACGGTAATCCCATCATTAGGCGTAACCACATCCACCACGGACGAGATGTTGGAGTGTTCACCTTTGATCACGGCATG GGTTACTTTGAGAACTGTAACATCCACCGGAACCGTATAGCAGGCTTCGAGGTGAAGGCCTACGCAAACCCCACAGTGGTGCGTTGTGAGATCCATCACGGACAAACAGGAGGCATCTACGTCCATGAGAAGGGGCGGGGACAGTTTATAGAGAATAAAATCTATGCCAATAATTTCGCCGGGGTGTGGATTACGTCCAACAGTGACCCGACGATACg GGGAAATGCTATATTTAACGGTAACCAAGGAGGGGTGTACATTTTCGGAGATGGACGGGGTTTGATAGAGAGTAACGATATCTATGGCAATGCCTTGGCGGGAATCCAGATCCGAACCAACAGCTGCCCCATTGTACGGCACAACAAGATCCACGACGGGCAGCATGGGGGCATCTATGTG caTGAGAAAGGCCAGGGGGTGATTGAGGAGAACGAGGTTTACAGCAACACACTGGCTGGAGTCTGGGTGACCACAGGGAGCACTCCTGTCCTTCGCAAGAACCGCATCCACAGTGGCAAACAG gttGGCGTGTATTTCTATGACAATGGGCACGGTGTGTTGGAAGACAATGACATCTACAATCACATGTACTCTGGTGTGCAAATCAG GACGGGGAGCAACCCAAAGATCAGGCGCAACAAGATATGGGGCGGCCAGAATGGAGGGATTTTAGTCTACAACTCAG GTCTGGGCTTCATCGAGGACAATGAGATCTTCGATAATGCCATGGCCGGGGTGTGGATCAAGACGGACAGCAACCCCACGCTGAGACGAAATAAGATTCATGACGGCAGAGATGGAGGCATCTGCATCTTCAATGGAGGCAGAG GTCTGCTGGAAGAGAACGACATCTTCAGGAACGCTCAGGCTGGCGTGCTGATCAGTACTAACAGCCATCCGATACTCCGCAAGAACCGCATTTTTGACGGCTTCGCCGCAG GTATTGAAATCACTAACCATGCCACAGCCACGTTGGAGGGCAACCAGATCTTCAACAATCGCTTTGGAGGTCTGTTTCTGGCCTCTGGAGTCAATGTCACCATGAAAG ATAACAAGATTCTGAATAACCAGGATGCCATTGAGAAGGCAGTTAGCCGAGGACAGTGTCTCTACAAGATCTCCAGCTACACCAGTTACCCCATGCACGACTTCTACAG ATGTCACACCTGTAATACAACAGATAGGAATGCCATCTGTGTAAACTGCATCAAAAAATGCCACCAAGGGCACGATGTAGAGTTTATACGGCACGATCG GTTTTTCTGTGACTGCGGAGCGGGGACGTTGTCCAACCCGTGCACACTGGCCGGAGAGCCCACACACGACACAGACACTCTGTATGACTCAGCGCCGCCCATTGAATCCAACACGCTGCAACATAACTGA
- the fbxo11b gene encoding F-box only protein 11 isoform X3 has protein sequence MNSVRATNRRPRRVSRPRPVQPERNNGERDEEAPAAAAAEMAIEESGPGAQNSPYQLRRKTLLPKRTAAASATASACPSKGPMEGASTSSTEAFGHRAKRARVSAAPAEQYLQQKLPDEVVLKIFSYLLEQDLCQAACVCKRFSQLANDPILWKRLYMEVFEYTRPMMHPEPGRFYQVSPEEHEHPNPWKESFQQLYKGAHVKPGFAEHFYSNPGRYKGRENMLYYDTIEDALGGVQEAHFDGLIFVHSGIYTDEWIYIESPITMIGAAPGKVADKVVIENTRDSTFVFMEGSEDAYVGYMTIKFNPDDKSAQHHNAHHCLEITVNCSPNIDHCIIRSTCTVGSAVCVSGQGACPNIKHCNISDCENVGLYITDHAQGIYEDNEISNNALAGIWVKNHGNPIIRRNHIHHGRDVGVFTFDHGMGYFENCNIHRNRIAGFEVKAYANPTVVRCEIHHGQTGGIYVHEKGRGQFIENKIYANNFAGVWITSNSDPTIRGNAIFNGNQGGVYIFGDGRGLIESNDIYGNALAGIQIRTNSCPIVRHNKIHDGQHGGIYVHEKGQGVIEENEVYSNTLAGVWVTTGSTPVLRKNRIHSGKQVGVYFYDNGHGVLEDNDIYNHMYSGVQIRTGSNPKIRRNKIWGGQNGGILVYNSGLGFIEDNEIFDNAMAGVWIKTDSNPTLRRNKIHDGRDGGICIFNGGRGLLEENDIFRNAQAGVLISTNSHPILRKNRIFDGFAAGIEITNHATATLEGNQIFNNRFGGLFLASGVNVTMKDNKILNNQDAIEKAVSRGQCLYKISSYTSYPMHDFYRCHTCNTTDRNAICVNCIKKCHQGHDVEFIRHDRFFCDCGAGTLSNPCTLAGEPTHDTDTLYDSAPPIESNTLQHN, from the exons ATGAACTCCGTCAGAGCCACCAACAGGAGACCCAGGCGAGTGTCGAGGCCGCGCCCGGTGCAGCCCGAACGGAACAACGGGGAGAGAG ATGAAGAGgctcctgcagcagctgcagcagagatggCTATTGAGGAGTCCGGTCCAGGAGCTCAGAACAGTCCCTACCAGCTTCGACGCAAGACCCTGCTTCCCAAGAGAACCGCTGCTGCCTCTGCCACCGCCTCTGCCTGCCCCAGCAAGGGCCCAATGGAG GGAGCTTCCACTTCATCAACAGAGGCCTTTGGCCATCGAGCCAAGCGGGCACGAGTGTCCG caGCCCCAGCAGAGCAATATCTGCAGCAGAAACTTCCTGATGAGGTTGTTTTGAAGATCTTCTCCTACTTACTGGAACAGGACCTCTGTCAGGCAGCATGTGTCTGCAAGAGATTCAGCCAGCTAGCCAACGACCCCATCCTATG GAAGCGCCTATACATGGAGGTGTTTGAGTACACACGTCCCATGATGCACCCAGAGCCAGGCAGGTTCTACCAGGTCAGCCCTGAAGAGCATGAACACCCAAACCCCTGGAAGGAGAGCTTCCAACAGCTG TACAAAGGTGCTCATGTAAAACCGGGCTTTGCTGAGCATTTCTACAGTAACCCTGGCAGATACAAAGGCAGAGAGAATATGCTG TATTATGACACCATTGAGGATGCGTTGGGTGGAGTACAGGAGGCCCACTTTGACGGTCTAATCTTCGTCCACTCTGGCATCTATACAGACGAGTGGATTTATATAGAGTCCCCTATTACCATGATCGGTGCAG CTCCTGGTAAAGTAGCAGACAAGGTGGTGATAGAGAATACTAGAGACTCAACATTTGTGTTCATGGAGGGCTCAGAGGATGCCTACGTGGGATACATGACCATAAAG tTTAATCCTGATGATAAGTCAGCGCAGCACCATAACGCCCACCACTGTCTGGAGATCACAGTCAACTGCAGCCCCAACATCGACCACTGCATCATCCGCTCCACATGCACAG tgggttcagctgtgtgtgtgagtggccAGGGAGCGTGTCCAAACATCAAACACTGCAACATCAGTGACTGTGAGAATGTAGGACTGTACATTACAGATCATGCGCAG GGCATTTATGAAGACAATGAAATCAGCAACAATGCGCTAGCAGGAATTTGGGTGAAAAACCACGGTAATCCCATCATTAGGCGTAACCACATCCACCACGGACGAGATGTTGGAGTGTTCACCTTTGATCACGGCATG GGTTACTTTGAGAACTGTAACATCCACCGGAACCGTATAGCAGGCTTCGAGGTGAAGGCCTACGCAAACCCCACAGTGGTGCGTTGTGAGATCCATCACGGACAAACAGGAGGCATCTACGTCCATGAGAAGGGGCGGGGACAGTTTATAGAGAATAAAATCTATGCCAATAATTTCGCCGGGGTGTGGATTACGTCCAACAGTGACCCGACGATACg GGGAAATGCTATATTTAACGGTAACCAAGGAGGGGTGTACATTTTCGGAGATGGACGGGGTTTGATAGAGAGTAACGATATCTATGGCAATGCCTTGGCGGGAATCCAGATCCGAACCAACAGCTGCCCCATTGTACGGCACAACAAGATCCACGACGGGCAGCATGGGGGCATCTATGTG caTGAGAAAGGCCAGGGGGTGATTGAGGAGAACGAGGTTTACAGCAACACACTGGCTGGAGTCTGGGTGACCACAGGGAGCACTCCTGTCCTTCGCAAGAACCGCATCCACAGTGGCAAACAG gttGGCGTGTATTTCTATGACAATGGGCACGGTGTGTTGGAAGACAATGACATCTACAATCACATGTACTCTGGTGTGCAAATCAG GACGGGGAGCAACCCAAAGATCAGGCGCAACAAGATATGGGGCGGCCAGAATGGAGGGATTTTAGTCTACAACTCAG GTCTGGGCTTCATCGAGGACAATGAGATCTTCGATAATGCCATGGCCGGGGTGTGGATCAAGACGGACAGCAACCCCACGCTGAGACGAAATAAGATTCATGACGGCAGAGATGGAGGCATCTGCATCTTCAATGGAGGCAGAG GTCTGCTGGAAGAGAACGACATCTTCAGGAACGCTCAGGCTGGCGTGCTGATCAGTACTAACAGCCATCCGATACTCCGCAAGAACCGCATTTTTGACGGCTTCGCCGCAG GTATTGAAATCACTAACCATGCCACAGCCACGTTGGAGGGCAACCAGATCTTCAACAATCGCTTTGGAGGTCTGTTTCTGGCCTCTGGAGTCAATGTCACCATGAAAG ATAACAAGATTCTGAATAACCAGGATGCCATTGAGAAGGCAGTTAGCCGAGGACAGTGTCTCTACAAGATCTCCAGCTACACCAGTTACCCCATGCACGACTTCTACAG ATGTCACACCTGTAATACAACAGATAGGAATGCCATCTGTGTAAACTGCATCAAAAAATGCCACCAAGGGCACGATGTAGAGTTTATACGGCACGATCG GTTTTTCTGTGACTGCGGAGCGGGGACGTTGTCCAACCCGTGCACACTGGCCGGAGAGCCCACACACGACACAGACACTCTGTATGACTCAGCGCCGCCCATTGAATCCAACACGCTGCAACATAACTGA
- the fbxo11b gene encoding F-box only protein 11 isoform X1, translated as MNSVRATNRRPRRVSRPRPVQPERNNGERDEEAPAAAAAEMAIEESGPGAQNSPYQLRRKTLLPKRTAAASATASACPSKGPMEGASTSSTEAFGHRAKRARVSGKSHDLPAAPAEQYLQQKLPDEVVLKIFSYLLEQDLCQAACVCKRFSQLANDPILWKRLYMEVFEYTRPMMHPEPGRFYQVSPEEHEHPNPWKESFQQLYKGAHVKPGFAEHFYSNPGRYKGRENMLYYDTIEDALGGVQEAHFDGLIFVHSGIYTDEWIYIESPITMIGAAPGKVADKVVIENTRDSTFVFMEGSEDAYVGYMTIKFNPDDKSAQHHNAHHCLEITVNCSPNIDHCIIRSTCTVGSAVCVSGQGACPNIKHCNISDCENVGLYITDHAQGIYEDNEISNNALAGIWVKNHGNPIIRRNHIHHGRDVGVFTFDHGMGYFENCNIHRNRIAGFEVKAYANPTVVRCEIHHGQTGGIYVHEKGRGQFIENKIYANNFAGVWITSNSDPTIRGNAIFNGNQGGVYIFGDGRGLIESNDIYGNALAGIQIRTNSCPIVRHNKIHDGQHGGIYVHEKGQGVIEENEVYSNTLAGVWVTTGSTPVLRKNRIHSGKQVGVYFYDNGHGVLEDNDIYNHMYSGVQIRTGSNPKIRRNKIWGGQNGGILVYNSGLGFIEDNEIFDNAMAGVWIKTDSNPTLRRNKIHDGRDGGICIFNGGRGLLEENDIFRNAQAGVLISTNSHPILRKNRIFDGFAAGIEITNHATATLEGNQIFNNRFGGLFLASGVNVTMKDNKILNNQDAIEKAVSRGQCLYKISSYTSYPMHDFYRCHTCNTTDRNAICVNCIKKCHQGHDVEFIRHDRFFCDCGAGTLSNPCTLAGEPTHDTDTLYDSAPPIESNTLQHN; from the exons ATGAACTCCGTCAGAGCCACCAACAGGAGACCCAGGCGAGTGTCGAGGCCGCGCCCGGTGCAGCCCGAACGGAACAACGGGGAGAGAG ATGAAGAGgctcctgcagcagctgcagcagagatggCTATTGAGGAGTCCGGTCCAGGAGCTCAGAACAGTCCCTACCAGCTTCGACGCAAGACCCTGCTTCCCAAGAGAACCGCTGCTGCCTCTGCCACCGCCTCTGCCTGCCCCAGCAAGGGCCCAATGGAG GGAGCTTCCACTTCATCAACAGAGGCCTTTGGCCATCGAGCCAAGCGGGCACGAGTGTCCGGTAAGAGCCACGACCTGCCAG caGCCCCAGCAGAGCAATATCTGCAGCAGAAACTTCCTGATGAGGTTGTTTTGAAGATCTTCTCCTACTTACTGGAACAGGACCTCTGTCAGGCAGCATGTGTCTGCAAGAGATTCAGCCAGCTAGCCAACGACCCCATCCTATG GAAGCGCCTATACATGGAGGTGTTTGAGTACACACGTCCCATGATGCACCCAGAGCCAGGCAGGTTCTACCAGGTCAGCCCTGAAGAGCATGAACACCCAAACCCCTGGAAGGAGAGCTTCCAACAGCTG TACAAAGGTGCTCATGTAAAACCGGGCTTTGCTGAGCATTTCTACAGTAACCCTGGCAGATACAAAGGCAGAGAGAATATGCTG TATTATGACACCATTGAGGATGCGTTGGGTGGAGTACAGGAGGCCCACTTTGACGGTCTAATCTTCGTCCACTCTGGCATCTATACAGACGAGTGGATTTATATAGAGTCCCCTATTACCATGATCGGTGCAG CTCCTGGTAAAGTAGCAGACAAGGTGGTGATAGAGAATACTAGAGACTCAACATTTGTGTTCATGGAGGGCTCAGAGGATGCCTACGTGGGATACATGACCATAAAG tTTAATCCTGATGATAAGTCAGCGCAGCACCATAACGCCCACCACTGTCTGGAGATCACAGTCAACTGCAGCCCCAACATCGACCACTGCATCATCCGCTCCACATGCACAG tgggttcagctgtgtgtgtgagtggccAGGGAGCGTGTCCAAACATCAAACACTGCAACATCAGTGACTGTGAGAATGTAGGACTGTACATTACAGATCATGCGCAG GGCATTTATGAAGACAATGAAATCAGCAACAATGCGCTAGCAGGAATTTGGGTGAAAAACCACGGTAATCCCATCATTAGGCGTAACCACATCCACCACGGACGAGATGTTGGAGTGTTCACCTTTGATCACGGCATG GGTTACTTTGAGAACTGTAACATCCACCGGAACCGTATAGCAGGCTTCGAGGTGAAGGCCTACGCAAACCCCACAGTGGTGCGTTGTGAGATCCATCACGGACAAACAGGAGGCATCTACGTCCATGAGAAGGGGCGGGGACAGTTTATAGAGAATAAAATCTATGCCAATAATTTCGCCGGGGTGTGGATTACGTCCAACAGTGACCCGACGATACg GGGAAATGCTATATTTAACGGTAACCAAGGAGGGGTGTACATTTTCGGAGATGGACGGGGTTTGATAGAGAGTAACGATATCTATGGCAATGCCTTGGCGGGAATCCAGATCCGAACCAACAGCTGCCCCATTGTACGGCACAACAAGATCCACGACGGGCAGCATGGGGGCATCTATGTG caTGAGAAAGGCCAGGGGGTGATTGAGGAGAACGAGGTTTACAGCAACACACTGGCTGGAGTCTGGGTGACCACAGGGAGCACTCCTGTCCTTCGCAAGAACCGCATCCACAGTGGCAAACAG gttGGCGTGTATTTCTATGACAATGGGCACGGTGTGTTGGAAGACAATGACATCTACAATCACATGTACTCTGGTGTGCAAATCAG GACGGGGAGCAACCCAAAGATCAGGCGCAACAAGATATGGGGCGGCCAGAATGGAGGGATTTTAGTCTACAACTCAG GTCTGGGCTTCATCGAGGACAATGAGATCTTCGATAATGCCATGGCCGGGGTGTGGATCAAGACGGACAGCAACCCCACGCTGAGACGAAATAAGATTCATGACGGCAGAGATGGAGGCATCTGCATCTTCAATGGAGGCAGAG GTCTGCTGGAAGAGAACGACATCTTCAGGAACGCTCAGGCTGGCGTGCTGATCAGTACTAACAGCCATCCGATACTCCGCAAGAACCGCATTTTTGACGGCTTCGCCGCAG GTATTGAAATCACTAACCATGCCACAGCCACGTTGGAGGGCAACCAGATCTTCAACAATCGCTTTGGAGGTCTGTTTCTGGCCTCTGGAGTCAATGTCACCATGAAAG ATAACAAGATTCTGAATAACCAGGATGCCATTGAGAAGGCAGTTAGCCGAGGACAGTGTCTCTACAAGATCTCCAGCTACACCAGTTACCCCATGCACGACTTCTACAG ATGTCACACCTGTAATACAACAGATAGGAATGCCATCTGTGTAAACTGCATCAAAAAATGCCACCAAGGGCACGATGTAGAGTTTATACGGCACGATCG GTTTTTCTGTGACTGCGGAGCGGGGACGTTGTCCAACCCGTGCACACTGGCCGGAGAGCCCACACACGACACAGACACTCTGTATGACTCAGCGCCGCCCATTGAATCCAACACGCTGCAACATAACTGA
- the fbxo11b gene encoding F-box only protein 11 isoform X2, with protein MNSVRATNRRPRRVSRPRPVQPERNNGERDEEAPAAAAAEMAIEESGPGAQNSPYQLRRKTLLPKRTAAASATASACPSKGPMEGASTSSTEAFGHRAKRARVSGKSHDLPAPAEQYLQQKLPDEVVLKIFSYLLEQDLCQAACVCKRFSQLANDPILWKRLYMEVFEYTRPMMHPEPGRFYQVSPEEHEHPNPWKESFQQLYKGAHVKPGFAEHFYSNPGRYKGRENMLYYDTIEDALGGVQEAHFDGLIFVHSGIYTDEWIYIESPITMIGAAPGKVADKVVIENTRDSTFVFMEGSEDAYVGYMTIKFNPDDKSAQHHNAHHCLEITVNCSPNIDHCIIRSTCTVGSAVCVSGQGACPNIKHCNISDCENVGLYITDHAQGIYEDNEISNNALAGIWVKNHGNPIIRRNHIHHGRDVGVFTFDHGMGYFENCNIHRNRIAGFEVKAYANPTVVRCEIHHGQTGGIYVHEKGRGQFIENKIYANNFAGVWITSNSDPTIRGNAIFNGNQGGVYIFGDGRGLIESNDIYGNALAGIQIRTNSCPIVRHNKIHDGQHGGIYVHEKGQGVIEENEVYSNTLAGVWVTTGSTPVLRKNRIHSGKQVGVYFYDNGHGVLEDNDIYNHMYSGVQIRTGSNPKIRRNKIWGGQNGGILVYNSGLGFIEDNEIFDNAMAGVWIKTDSNPTLRRNKIHDGRDGGICIFNGGRGLLEENDIFRNAQAGVLISTNSHPILRKNRIFDGFAAGIEITNHATATLEGNQIFNNRFGGLFLASGVNVTMKDNKILNNQDAIEKAVSRGQCLYKISSYTSYPMHDFYRCHTCNTTDRNAICVNCIKKCHQGHDVEFIRHDRFFCDCGAGTLSNPCTLAGEPTHDTDTLYDSAPPIESNTLQHN; from the exons ATGAACTCCGTCAGAGCCACCAACAGGAGACCCAGGCGAGTGTCGAGGCCGCGCCCGGTGCAGCCCGAACGGAACAACGGGGAGAGAG ATGAAGAGgctcctgcagcagctgcagcagagatggCTATTGAGGAGTCCGGTCCAGGAGCTCAGAACAGTCCCTACCAGCTTCGACGCAAGACCCTGCTTCCCAAGAGAACCGCTGCTGCCTCTGCCACCGCCTCTGCCTGCCCCAGCAAGGGCCCAATGGAG GGAGCTTCCACTTCATCAACAGAGGCCTTTGGCCATCGAGCCAAGCGGGCACGAGTGTCCGGTAAGAGCCACGACCTGCCAG CCCCAGCAGAGCAATATCTGCAGCAGAAACTTCCTGATGAGGTTGTTTTGAAGATCTTCTCCTACTTACTGGAACAGGACCTCTGTCAGGCAGCATGTGTCTGCAAGAGATTCAGCCAGCTAGCCAACGACCCCATCCTATG GAAGCGCCTATACATGGAGGTGTTTGAGTACACACGTCCCATGATGCACCCAGAGCCAGGCAGGTTCTACCAGGTCAGCCCTGAAGAGCATGAACACCCAAACCCCTGGAAGGAGAGCTTCCAACAGCTG TACAAAGGTGCTCATGTAAAACCGGGCTTTGCTGAGCATTTCTACAGTAACCCTGGCAGATACAAAGGCAGAGAGAATATGCTG TATTATGACACCATTGAGGATGCGTTGGGTGGAGTACAGGAGGCCCACTTTGACGGTCTAATCTTCGTCCACTCTGGCATCTATACAGACGAGTGGATTTATATAGAGTCCCCTATTACCATGATCGGTGCAG CTCCTGGTAAAGTAGCAGACAAGGTGGTGATAGAGAATACTAGAGACTCAACATTTGTGTTCATGGAGGGCTCAGAGGATGCCTACGTGGGATACATGACCATAAAG tTTAATCCTGATGATAAGTCAGCGCAGCACCATAACGCCCACCACTGTCTGGAGATCACAGTCAACTGCAGCCCCAACATCGACCACTGCATCATCCGCTCCACATGCACAG tgggttcagctgtgtgtgtgagtggccAGGGAGCGTGTCCAAACATCAAACACTGCAACATCAGTGACTGTGAGAATGTAGGACTGTACATTACAGATCATGCGCAG GGCATTTATGAAGACAATGAAATCAGCAACAATGCGCTAGCAGGAATTTGGGTGAAAAACCACGGTAATCCCATCATTAGGCGTAACCACATCCACCACGGACGAGATGTTGGAGTGTTCACCTTTGATCACGGCATG GGTTACTTTGAGAACTGTAACATCCACCGGAACCGTATAGCAGGCTTCGAGGTGAAGGCCTACGCAAACCCCACAGTGGTGCGTTGTGAGATCCATCACGGACAAACAGGAGGCATCTACGTCCATGAGAAGGGGCGGGGACAGTTTATAGAGAATAAAATCTATGCCAATAATTTCGCCGGGGTGTGGATTACGTCCAACAGTGACCCGACGATACg GGGAAATGCTATATTTAACGGTAACCAAGGAGGGGTGTACATTTTCGGAGATGGACGGGGTTTGATAGAGAGTAACGATATCTATGGCAATGCCTTGGCGGGAATCCAGATCCGAACCAACAGCTGCCCCATTGTACGGCACAACAAGATCCACGACGGGCAGCATGGGGGCATCTATGTG caTGAGAAAGGCCAGGGGGTGATTGAGGAGAACGAGGTTTACAGCAACACACTGGCTGGAGTCTGGGTGACCACAGGGAGCACTCCTGTCCTTCGCAAGAACCGCATCCACAGTGGCAAACAG gttGGCGTGTATTTCTATGACAATGGGCACGGTGTGTTGGAAGACAATGACATCTACAATCACATGTACTCTGGTGTGCAAATCAG GACGGGGAGCAACCCAAAGATCAGGCGCAACAAGATATGGGGCGGCCAGAATGGAGGGATTTTAGTCTACAACTCAG GTCTGGGCTTCATCGAGGACAATGAGATCTTCGATAATGCCATGGCCGGGGTGTGGATCAAGACGGACAGCAACCCCACGCTGAGACGAAATAAGATTCATGACGGCAGAGATGGAGGCATCTGCATCTTCAATGGAGGCAGAG GTCTGCTGGAAGAGAACGACATCTTCAGGAACGCTCAGGCTGGCGTGCTGATCAGTACTAACAGCCATCCGATACTCCGCAAGAACCGCATTTTTGACGGCTTCGCCGCAG GTATTGAAATCACTAACCATGCCACAGCCACGTTGGAGGGCAACCAGATCTTCAACAATCGCTTTGGAGGTCTGTTTCTGGCCTCTGGAGTCAATGTCACCATGAAAG ATAACAAGATTCTGAATAACCAGGATGCCATTGAGAAGGCAGTTAGCCGAGGACAGTGTCTCTACAAGATCTCCAGCTACACCAGTTACCCCATGCACGACTTCTACAG ATGTCACACCTGTAATACAACAGATAGGAATGCCATCTGTGTAAACTGCATCAAAAAATGCCACCAAGGGCACGATGTAGAGTTTATACGGCACGATCG GTTTTTCTGTGACTGCGGAGCGGGGACGTTGTCCAACCCGTGCACACTGGCCGGAGAGCCCACACACGACACAGACACTCTGTATGACTCAGCGCCGCCCATTGAATCCAACACGCTGCAACATAACTGA